The following are encoded together in the Sparus aurata chromosome 1, fSpaAur1.1, whole genome shotgun sequence genome:
- the LOC115581508 gene encoding putative GPI-anchored protein pfl2 isoform X3 — protein sequence MFGYLSAWRSIWDSHCLEPGVVGAVTVVEGAGVFFLSCSEGEQISFLFDCIVRGITPSRTPHGLRPSLPDLNADPASAEERINQEASDLEKRLSMLSQCSLASSTASTYSCSTSVAGDDQSSISSSSSSQSDTSYGSRLPFWVEPSTRQHLPSDTASSSSTLKALTSSDDRLYAAVMGSSGTRPSSAQLHPRGLHDSGRQSSLDSGIGIATGSQSSYSGSCSSYTGSLDTASQGGVEEFGSVASLPAPPSSPPSVPPPTPPPPPPSPFQCTPTPDHSSASASSCPCASRSSSCASRRHSGEYQIPSLLRLRYDTPRSLLQTLSLREPSTQEGQPEPGRDSRSSSDGGGSQGQTLSISPLRLAQRQAMMQRSLSWGSERAPSVDSEGRSTPRPLLVPGETQCAHGLDNYITPEQWQSARTRCPTQVANPPSSLSPSADTQDPPLCVTEERDDTGDVEDELAGLKRSVPSQRPSAPPPLPAPLSMFRPTSACGMFQSVNPSVSLDTRLQSDSAVNYVNIPISHLPARPNKELLYTELDLQEPSSAPVCSSYSAVRDNTLLLCRPKEGSIRYAHLDITAMETAQRVGAEHVQGREDRLTQLESRRRGPPN from the exons ATGTTTGGCTATTTGTCAGCCTGGAGATCCATCTGGGACTCGCACTGTCTAGAACCTGGAGTTGTCGGTGCTGTTACAGTTGTCGAAG GGGCTGGTGTTTTCTTCTTGTCCTGTTCAGAAGGAGAGCAGATCAGTTTCCTGTTTGACTGCATTGTCCGGGGCATCACCCCCAGCAGGACCCCTCACGGCCTAAGACCTTCACTGCCTG ATCTCAATGCTGACCCAGCGTCGGCAGAGGAGCGAATAAACCAAGAGGCATCAGATCTGGAGAAGCGACTCAGCATGTTGTCTCAGTGCAGCTTAGCGAGCAGCACGG CTTCCACTTACAGCTGCAGCACATCTGTTGCCGGGGACGACCAAAGCAgcatctccagctcctcctccagccaaTCGGACACGAGCTACGGAAGCAGACTCCCATTCTGGGTGGAGCCCTCAACTAGGCAGCACCTCCCCAGCGACACAGCGTCCAGCTCCTCCACGCTGAAGGCGTTGACCAGTTCAGATGACCGACTCTACGCCGCCGTGATGGGGAGCTCCGGGACCCGCCCATCCTCCGCCCAGCTCCATCCTCGTGGTCTCCATGACAGCGGGCGGCAGAGCTCCCTAGACAGTGGGATCGGGATAGCGACAGGCAGTCAGTCGTCTTATTCAGGGAGCTGCTCCTCCTACACGGGGAGTCTGGACACAGCCAGCcagggaggggtggaggagtTTGGCTCGGTGGCAAGCCTAcctgctcctccttcttcacctccctctgttcctccccccactcctccccctcctcctccttctccctttcAGTGCACACCTACCCCAGACCACAGTTCTGCTTCCGCCTCCTCCTGCCCTTGTGCCTCCAGGTCTAGCTCCTGTGCGTCCCGGAGGCACAGCGGGGAGTATCAAATCCCTAGCCTGCTCAGACTGCGGTACGATACCCCCAGAAGCCTGCTCCAGACCCTGTCCCTGAGGGAACCCTCCACCCAAGAAGGCCAGCCTGAGCCGGGCAGGGACAGTAGGAGCAGTTCTGACGGAGGGGGAAGTCAGGGACAAACGTTGAGCATCAGCCCTTTAAGACTTGCTCAGCGTCAGGCCATGATGCAGCGCTCGCTCTCCTGGGGCAGTGAGAGGGCGCCCTCTGTGGACAGTGAGGGGAGGTCCACACCCAGACCCCTACTGGTGCCTGGAGAAACACAG TGCGCTCATGGATTGGACAACTACATTACACCAGAACAGTGGCAGTCAGCGAGGACCAGATGCCCGACTCAG GTTGCCAATCCACCATCAAGCCTGTCACCATCTGCAGATACACAAG atcctcctctctgtgtgacAGAGGAACGTGATGACACTGGGGATGTGGAAGATGAATTGGCAGGTCTGAAGAGGTCAGTGCCCTCTCAGCGACCCTCTGCCCCTCCACCTCTGCCTGCTCCACTGAGCATGTTCAGGCCAACATCAGCCTGTG GTATGTTTCAGTCTGTCAATCCGTCGGTGTCCCTGGACACTAGGCTCCAAAGTGACAGCGCAGTTAATTATGTTAACATCCCCATCAGCCACCTGCCAGCTAGACCTAACAAGGAGCTGCTCTACACGGAGCTGGACCTGCAGGAGCCCAGCTCAGCTCCAGTCTGCAGTTCGTACAGTGCTGTCAGAGATAacactctgctgctctgcagaCCCA AAGAGGGCTCCATCAGATACGCCCACCTCGACATCACTGCCATGGAAACGGCTCAGCGAGTGGGGGCGGAGCATGTTCAGGGCAGGGAGGACAGACTGACTCAGCTTGAGAGCAGGCGGCGAGGGCCACCAAACTGA
- the lrpap1 gene encoding alpha-2-macroglobulin receptor-associated protein, translating into MNLQCLVVAVCCSVGVMAGRYSREMNEQKPSSSDGLTVEFRIAKLNQVWEKAKRMQLSPVRQAELHSDLKIQEKDEMLWKKLKVEGLDENGEKEAQLRRNFNVILAKYGMDGKRDTRPLENNYLKDHDTKEGDIFDDPRLDKLWNKAKSSGKFSNEELLSLKREFQHHKDKVHEYNILMDTISRTEEIHKNVISPLEGDTKEHVLHQKHTDLKHKMRDLNQGFERLRKLSHEGFSEDSEFREPRVIELWEAAKRANLSEDELDSLKEELRHFETKVEKHSHYQEQLELSHQKLQHVEALGDKEHIKKTQEKYYTLAEKTREIGYKMKKHMQDLSNKISRQGLDHNEL; encoded by the exons ATGAATCTTCAGTGTTTAGTCGTAGCTGTGTGCTGCAGCGTGGGTGTAATGGCCGGGAGATACTCCCGTGAAATGAACGAGCAGAAGCCGAGCAgcagtgatggactgactgtgGAGTTCAGGATAGCTAAGCTGAACCAGGTGTGGGAGAAAGCTAAAAGG ATGCAGCTGTCCCCTGTGCGGCAGGCGGAGCTGCACAGTGACCTGAAGATCCAGGAGAAAGATGAGATGCTGTGGAAGAAGTTAAAGGTGGAGGGGCTGGATGAGAATGGGGAGAAGGAGGCCCAGCTGCGACGTAACTTCAATG TGATCTTGGCCAAGTACGGAATGGATGGGAAAAGAGACACTCGACCACTCGAGAACAACTACCTGAAGGATCACGACACCAAAGAGGGAGACATATTTGATGATCCCAGACTGGACAAACTCTGGAACAAG GCCAAGAGCTCAGGGAAGTTCTCCAATGAGGAGTTGCTGAGCCTTAAGAGGGAGTTCCAGCATCACAAGGACAAGGTTCATGAGTACAACATCCTCATGGACACCATCAGCAGGACGGAGG AGATACACAAGAATGTGATCTCTCCCCTGGAGGGCGACACCAAAGAGCATGTGTTGCACCAGAAGCACACGGACCTGAAGCATAAAATGAGAGACCTGAACCAGGGCTTTGAGCGCCTCCGAAAGCTCAGCCATGAGGGCTTCAGTGAAGACAgcg AGTTTCGGGAGCCCCGTGTGATTGAACTGTGGGAGGCTGCCAAGAGAGCCAACCTCAGCGAAGATGAGCTGGACTCTCTCAAG GAGGAGCTGCGGCACTTTGAGACCAAGGTGGAGAAGCACAGCCACTAccaggagcagctggagctTTCCCACCAGAAGCTGCAACATGTGGAGGCATTAGGGGACAAAGAGCACATCAAGAAGACACAGGAGAAGTACTATACACTCGCTGAGAAGACAAGAGAGATAGGCTACAAG ATGAAGAAACACATGCAGGACTTGTCCAACAAGATCTCTCGTCAAGGACTCGACCACAATGAGCTCTGA